Proteins encoded within one genomic window of Candidatus Polarisedimenticolia bacterium:
- the cmoA gene encoding carboxy-S-adenosyl-L-methionine synthase CmoA, which produces MKRDPGIGSSRPEKPAAAKAEGSAQEQRDAIFSRPLPRIHDFHFGAETAGVFDDMLPRSVPFYPEIQRMIGDLVADFAAPGSAIYDLGCSTATTFLSIARSLPREIDLRFVGVDSSAEMLDIARRKLEEKDFPWPFDLQHSDLNQGVIVRDASVVMMVLTLQFIRPLYRESVIRSISEGLTQNGCLILVEKVLAEDSTFNRLFIQHYYEMKRRNGYSDLEIAQKREALENVLIPYRLEENEDLLKRQGFRHVDVFFKWYNFCGIVARR; this is translated from the coding sequence GTGAAGCGGGATCCCGGGATCGGGAGCTCCCGGCCCGAAAAACCCGCCGCGGCGAAGGCGGAAGGATCGGCGCAAGAGCAGCGCGACGCGATCTTCTCGCGTCCTCTCCCGCGCATCCACGACTTCCATTTCGGAGCCGAAACGGCCGGCGTCTTCGATGACATGCTGCCGCGCTCGGTTCCCTTCTACCCGGAAATCCAGAGGATGATCGGCGATCTCGTCGCCGATTTCGCCGCGCCCGGCAGTGCCATCTACGACCTGGGATGCTCCACGGCGACCACCTTCCTGTCGATTGCGCGGAGCCTGCCGCGCGAAATCGACCTCCGCTTCGTCGGCGTCGATTCCTCCGCGGAGATGCTCGACATCGCGCGGCGCAAGCTCGAGGAAAAGGACTTCCCCTGGCCCTTCGATTTGCAGCACAGCGATCTGAACCAGGGAGTCATCGTGCGCGACGCCTCGGTGGTCATGATGGTCCTGACCCTGCAGTTCATCCGGCCGCTATATCGCGAGAGTGTCATCCGCAGCATCAGCGAAGGACTCACCCAAAATGGCTGCCTGATCCTGGTGGAGAAGGTCCTGGCCGAGGATTCCACCTTCAATCGCCTCTTCATCCAGCACTACTACGAGATGAAGCGCCGCAACGGCTACAGCGATCTGGAGATAGCCCAGAAGCGGGAAGCCCTGGAGAACGTCCTCATCCCCTATCGCCTGGAGGAGAACGAGGATCTGCTGAAGCGGCAGGGATTCCGGCACGTCGATGTCTTCTTCAAGTGGTACAACTTCTGCGGCATCGTGGCGCGCCGATGA